The genomic region AAAGCGAAGATTTACAGCATTGGAAAACTAGCAAGGGAAGTAATGTATGGAGTAAAGAGTCACTACAGAAGGCATTAACATTACGAGGATACAGCAGTAAAACAATTAGAGCGTATTCATGTACTCCATCATCCTACAGATATCCAGTATATTCGTCCCAAAAAGCAGATAAAATTACCTAAAGTCATGTCAGAAAAAGAAGTTTCTCAATTGCTTAAATCTGTTGTGCAGGAATACACTACGGAGTATAGACCCAATCGTTGGTTATTTCCGGGACAAGCTTCTGATCGGCATCTTACCGAGCGCAGCGTACAGAAGGTTTTTGAAGAAGCTAGACAACGCGCAGGCATTGTAAAAAAGGTTAGTATTCATGCCTTAAGGCACTCCTTCGCTACGCATTTACTGGAAAACGGAACAGACTTGCGCTACATTCAGGAGCTACTCGGTCATACGAGTGCACGAACAACTCAGCGATATACGCATGTGAGTATGAAAAATATCCAGCGTATTCAGAGTCCGCTGGATCGTTTGGATCTGGGAGAGTGAGTTCTCCTATAAATCTACCTTTTTCACCAAATTCTTCTTCGCAAATACCACAGCATCGGTTATCATAGACGTAGTTCGGATATCAGGCAAGATTTGTGGTATTTACGAAGTGCATAAATTAGATGTTATGTGAAACCACTCGAAAGCAAAGGAATAATAAAATGATAAAAATGAGTGAAAATGAATGTTCAAAGCCTCTTAAAATCATAATAGGAGCATCTTCACAAGCCTATCCAGACTGGATTCAAACTCAAGAAGAAGAATTGAATCTACTGGATCGAGCTGATTGGGAAGAAAGCTTTAAGTCAAGAAAGATTAGAACTATCCTTGCAGAACATGTATGGGAGCATTTGTCTTACGAAGAAGGCGTGGAAGCAGCAAAGATTTGTTATGATTTTCTTGAACCAGAAGGATATATTCGATGTGCAGTACCGGATGCTTTTTTTAGAAATGAAGAGTACCAGAATATTGTTCAGATCGGTGGACCCGGCCCAAAAGAACATCCAGCTGCAAGTCATAAGATTGTACATAATTATAAGACCATTACAAGCATGTTCGAAGAAGCAGGATTCAAGATTAAGTTACTGGAATACTGTGACGAAAGTGGAGAATTTCATTTTAATAACTGGAATCCTGAAGATGGTTTCATTTATAGATCTTTTCAATTTGATCACCGAAACAACAATGATGAATTGGGATTCGTCTCACTGATAGTAGATGCAGTCAAAGAAATGTCGGAGTAAGTCGAAGAAGAAAGTGGCATCACATAACATCATATTCGCGCTGCGGACATTCGTCCTGGGTCTGGCATTCGCCAGACACTCGACATGCGTCGAGTCGTGAATACGGGAACGTTAGCTGAAGTAACTGAGAGAACAAGGAGTGATATTGAATGACAGATAAGGCGATTTTCAATGAATTAATTCAAGAAGGAGAGATGATAAATCCGTACTTTGGACAAATATTAGAAAATGGAATCGATTTTGTACCTTACATAGGAAAGTTAATTCAGACAGTCAAAATTAATCGACTAATTCGCAGATTTAAAGAGCATGACAAAAAAATTAATTTCATATCGCACCTTGCAGCAGATTCTGTATTATCATCGGAATATATAAGTCAAAGGATTTTCCCAATTATCTTTTCAGATTTGTTTGAAGAACATGAAGATGCAAAAATAAATTTAATACTTAATGGCTTTGAAAATGTTTTTATTGAAGAGAATAAGAACGAATCAGTGATAATTAACTTTTATGATATGTTAAGAAATTTAAGATACTTGGATTTGAAGAGGTTATTTTATTTGGCAGGATTGACTGAAGAAACTATTACTTTTGTCCAAGAAAGTGACGTACATGGTTTGATACGAAATATAGATAGAAGACTAGAGAATAATGGATTACTAAATATAAAGAAAACATGGAAAGACATTGGTGATAGTGATTCAGATAAAGATAGAGATGATGTTGAAATTTCACTTTATGGAAATAAATTCTTGAAATTCATACTTGAAGGGGATGGGCTAAAGTAAATTCAATGAAGTCAGTTAAATCAGCTAACATAATATTCAAGCAGCGGCTCCTTTGGAGCCTTGGTCTGCGGGATGGATTCCAGAGAGGGATTTCAGCAGACAACCCCTTCGGGGTTCGTTAATACAGGAACGTTAGGCGAAAGATAACGATCATTAAAAGAGAGGTACTCTTATGACGATAAGATTTGAGAAGAAATTTAAACTTGAAGACGTAATCAATAAAGAGAAAGAGTATCATCTTTGGATAATATCAATGGGTATTGCAAGACAAGATTTGTATTTCGATATCGGACAAATGAAAAGAATCATTGATTCTGGTAATCAAGAAGGATTGTTTTATTTTACGAAGTTATCAATTTCACATGTGAATGAAGTAATCGCGCTATTAAAAAGTGCATCTGAGAAGTACCATGAAGTTTTTTCACAGTTCACTAGAATTGATAACTTTTTAAAAGAATATAATGAGTTGTTAGAATTATGCGAAGGTAATGATAATAATTCTTTTTTTAAGAGAGTATTATCCGAAGCAAGAAATAATTATTTTCATTATAACAAAGGTAATTGGAATGACAGAAAAAAAGAGTATGATTTTGAAAGTACTAAGAAAATTCTTGAGTCGTTATATAGAGAAAAATTTTTTACCGGATTTAAGATTGGAGATTCAATAGGAGAAAATGACTTTTATTTTGCAGATGATATACAAATTAACTGGTTATTTAAACTTGGAAAGGAATATCAATTAAATGAATCAGATCTACTAGAAAAAATTAGTGAAATAACATCGAAGACTATGAGGGTTTTGACAATAGTAATAGATGATTTTTTTATTAATAAGACTAGTAAAGACATTGGATTTAATATTCGCTATCGAAGATAAAATGTTAGATTATTCGAAGAAGTGTTATCCATCGCCTAACATAATATTCACGCTGCGGCTCCTTGTGGAGCCTTGGTCTGCAAGTTGAATTTCGAAGAGGAATTTCAGCAGACAACCCCTTCGGGGTTCATGAATACAACAACGTTAGGCGAAATTCTTTAAATCAAATATGTTAAATCATCAAAATAGAAACTTGGAGGTGCAAGTAAGAAAAATGCCTAATTACTTAGAATATCAAAAGTCAATTGCCAAAGAATTCAAAGCGCACGAGTTACGTGTTCGTCACCTTATCGACGATGCTAATTGGGCAGAAGAAGGACGATATAAAGAAATCATATTAATGAATTATTTAAAAAGGATTCTTCCCAAAAACCTCTCTGTAGGAACTGGATTCGTAAGAAACAAAAATCGCATAACTAAGCAGATAGATCTCATAATTTATGAGAATAATATACCACCTATTTTTTCAGAGGGAGATTTTATTGTTACAACTCCAGAAAATGTGATAGGTATTATTGAAGTTAAGAGTTCTATAGAACCTTCCAAGTTGTTAGAAATAGTCGATAAGGCTAATGAGAACGGTCTTATTATTTCTAATGGCCGTGACATTTCAATATTTAATGGGATTTTTGCATATAGCGAAGTTAAAAGAAAAGATCAAGCTTATCAAAGTTACATAAAAAAGTTTTTTAATAATAAAATCGTACAACGTGATCACTTTAATGAAATTTTTCCGAAAACTCTAAAAGTCTGTGTTAATAATATTTGCTTAGGAGATAGAAGGTTTGTTAAATTGTGGCCGTTTAAAGAGGAATATGATGAGTTCTTTGCAGAATATAGTTTTTATAAATTACCAAGTGGATTAGGTATATCTTATTTTTTATCTAATTTACAAGAGTTTATTTTACGTAGACAACTCGGAAATTATAGTGATCCTTTAGAACCGCATTATAAAGATGTTTATTATCCTCTCCCAGAAGGCAAAGAAGTTCATAAGATCTATTTTGAAAAGTTTAAAGTATTATAAAAATAACTACGAAAATCGCCTAACAAAATATTCACGCTACGGGTATACGCCCTGGGTCCAGCATTCGCTAGACACTCGACATGCGTCGAGTCGTGAATAGGAACGTTATCCGAAAAACTTACAATACTACATTTGAGGATAGAGGTGTAAGTATATTCTTTTTACAGATGTCAGGATTCCCAGGATCAGGAAAGTCGACATTAGCAAGACAGATTAGCCTAGCAACTGGAGCTGTCATTGTCGATCATGACATTTCCAAAACAGCAATTTTAAAATCGTTATCATCATAAGGAAACACGATGGAAGGTAAAATAATAGGACAACTATCCTATGATGTAGATTGGTCGTTGGTGGATTTTCATTTATGGAATGGACACAGTGTCATTATGGATAGTCCTTGTTTGTACAGAAATTTATTAGAAACCGGACTTTAATTAGCGAGAAAACACAAAAAGAGATATAAGTATGTGGAATGTTATATAGAAGACATTGAAATAATAAGAAATCAATTAAAAAATCGAGAAAGACTTCTGAGCCAAATCGAAGCACCATCATCAGAAGAAGGATTTTATAAGACTATAAAAACAGTAAAAAAGTAGATTCATCGAAACCAATCTCAGATTACTTTCCAAAAGTACTTGAATATATAAATGAATGAAAATAAAAGTATAGATAATGAAAGTAAATTCAAGGTGGTAAGTCCATTGGATAACAAAGCATTAACGCATCGGGACATCCGTCCCTTGGTCAGCAGAGGTATTGGCAGAGAAGTAGATCCTGCTGACAACCCTGCGAGCCTAAGTCTGACGACCCGTTGCGCTTCGCTCCACTTAAGGCTTTCGGGTTCGTGAATGCAAGAACGTTAGATGAAATTAGTTACGATTAAGTAATAAATAATAAGGTTCAATTAGAAGAATAAAGGAGAATAAAATGCCAGTGAAACGAGGAAAAAACTTTAGAAGTGGTGATCTTGCGGAACAATTGGGAATATATATGATTCAATCATTGGCTTTGGTAGCTCCAATACCGCGCACGGAAGACGTTGGAATAGACGTTGTAGCAACTTTATTGAGAGATGATAATAAATACTCATATGTTGCTGAGGATTCATTTTATATTCAAATTAAATCATCTACAGTAAACAAAGTTGAATATGAAGAAGAAGGTGTTAAATGGCTGTATGATTTAAAACTTCCCTTTTTTATAGCAACTGTAGATAGAGAAATATCCATGATAAAGTTGTATTCTACAAAAAGGATTTTCGATGCTTTTGCAATTAACAAAGATAGAAGGAAAATAAATATTATTTTAGAAGAAGAAGAAAAAGTTAAAATATATGATTTTGTAGATAGTAATATTGAAGATATATATACTGGCGCACCAATAATTGAATGGTCGGTAAATGAATTAATGACTGATGAAAAGGAAGTTAGAGAACGGTTCTATATAATTCTAAAAGAACATATAAGAATTATACAAGAAAGTATGGAATTGCATGAGATTGGTTTAGGATCAACTTACTTATGGGAAACTAATAAGTTACCTTCATTTTTTAGCTGGAAAGGTAGTACGAATGCAAATATTGATTTTGAGGTAATTGCAGATAGAATGATGAATTATTTAAATAAAGTATTAGATATAAGCACTGTTGTTGGAACTAGAATTGTATTTGATGAAGTCAAGTCGACTTTAGAATTTTATGAATCTATATATGAGAATTATGAAAGTGTTCGACAGCAAAGTGATAAGTTAAATCGTGACTAACATTATCTAACAGAAAATTACCAAAATAGATGAGAAGCGCCACTTCACTGCCGAAACGTTAGGCGAAACCTCATAGTAGATAGTAAATAGAGGAGAATATAATAATGAATTATACTCTTATTCGTATGAATGAAGTTTTTCCACATGATAGCGATGTTGCTAAGTGGATAGTTGGACTGGCAATCATACATAACGACTTTGTATTTCTCAAGAGAAAATTATTTAAAACTTCAGATGACATTTCAGACTGGATTTTTGAAACAACATCTGTTCTTAAAATTTTTACTGCCTCCTTAAGAGAGGCTATCTTCTACTTAGAAGAGTCTGAAAAATTAGAAGAGGTAAGAGTTTATATCAATTCCCTACCCCGGTATATGATTCAGAAATATGAAATTCTCAAGAAGCTATTTAGAACCGGTGAGAAAGCAGAGTTATTGCAAAGATTATCAAATACAAGAAACATAACTTATCATTACACTAAACCTCAAAGAAAAGAGTTGTCAGAAGCATTAGAAGCATCAAGTAATGAGATTTTAGCATATGAAGAGAACAATCAAAAGTTTTTATTTGCAGAACATATAAAGAATACGATTTGATTAAGATCATTGTTTTCATCTAATGAACTTAAGTTAGAAAAAGAGCTACCCATTGAAGAGCTAATTATGAGTATTAGAGAATCGATTGAATTACTCATTGATTTTTCTAGCGAAGTAAGTAAACACTATTTAAAAGCATTTTGTAAGTAATTCATTGAGGCATCGCCTAACATAATATTCACACTGCGGGCATACGCCCTTGATCCGGCATTCGCCGGACACTCAGC from Paenibacillus sp. FSL R5-0341 harbors:
- a CDS encoding tyrosine-type recombinase/integrase — protein: MSEKEVSQLLKSVVQEYTTEYRPNRWLFPGQASDRHLTERSVQKVFEEARQRAGIVKKVSIHALRHSFATHLLENGTDLRYIQELLGHTSARTTQRYTHVSMKNIQRIQSPLDRLDLGE
- a CDS encoding SAM-dependent methyltransferase encodes the protein MIKMSENECSKPLKIIIGASSQAYPDWIQTQEEELNLLDRADWEESFKSRKIRTILAEHVWEHLSYEEGVEAAKICYDFLEPEGYIRCAVPDAFFRNEEYQNIVQIGGPGPKEHPAASHKIVHNYKTITSMFEEAGFKIKLLEYCDESGEFHFNNWNPEDGFIYRSFQFDHRNNNDELGFVSLIVDAVKEMSE
- a CDS encoding DUF6602 domain-containing protein → MLNHQNRNLEVQVRKMPNYLEYQKSIAKEFKAHELRVRHLIDDANWAEEGRYKEIILMNYLKRILPKNLSVGTGFVRNKNRITKQIDLIIYENNIPPIFSEGDFIVTTPENVIGIIEVKSSIEPSKLLEIVDKANENGLIISNGRDISIFNGIFAYSEVKRKDQAYQSYIKKFFNNKIVQRDHFNEIFPKTLKVCVNNICLGDRRFVKLWPFKEEYDEFFAEYSFYKLPSGLGISYFLSNLQEFILRRQLGNYSDPLEPHYKDVYYPLPEGKEVHKIYFEKFKVL